The region CGATGATGCCCTTGTCGTCGTAGCCGACTTCATACGTGTAGTGGAAATCGTGGCGTTTGCCGGTGACCATCATGTCGTCGTCGCGGTCCGGACGCAGCTTGACCGGGCACAGCAGCTTCCACGCGGCGAGCGCCGCGCAGCACGCGAACAGGCCCGATTGCGATTCCTTGCCGCCGAAGCCGCCGCCCATCCGCCGGCATTCGATCAGCACGTTGTGCGACGCCACGCCCAAAGCGTGCGCGACCATGTGCTGCATTTCGGTAGGATGTTGCGTCGAACAGTAGACGTGCATGCCGTCGTCGTCCTTCGGCACCGCGTACGAAATCTGGCCTTCCAGATAGAACTGTTCCTGGCCGCCAAGCAGCATCTCGCCGGCCTCGCGATGCGCCGCGCGGGCGATCTTCGTGCCGGCTTCGCCGCGCGCGAGTTTCATCGGCGGCAACACGTGCTGATTCGCGGCGCGGGCCTGCTGCGCGGTCAGAATCGCCGGCAGCTCTTCGTAGACGACCTCGGCACGGCGTGCAGCCAAACGGGCCGCTTCATGCGAAGTCGCGACCACGATGAACATCGGCTGGCCGACGTATTGCACGACACCGTCGGCGAGAATCGGATCGTCGCCATGGATGATCGGGCCGACATCGTTGACGCCGGGGAAATCGTCCGCGGTAAAGATCGCGACCACGCCGGGCGTCGCGCGCACCTTGTCGAGCGACATCGAGACGATCTTCGCGTGCGCTTTCGGCGACAGGCCGAGCGCCGCGTGCAGCGTGCCGGCGAGCGTCGGGATGTCGTCGGTGTAGGTCGCGCGGCCGCTCACGTGCAGATGCGCGGACTCGTGCGGACGCGAGATGTGGACCTGAGTAAAGTCGTCCTGGTCCTGAAGGTCTTTCAGGAACGGTTCGGCGTGCTGATTCATTCTTGTGTTCTCCGTATCCTTTGGGCTTCTCAGGCGCTGGCGCCGGCCGGCGCGCAGGCAGCGGCGACCGCGCGAACATCCAGCGCGCTCTTCGGCAGCGGATTGTTCGGACGCGTTTCGAGCCAGAAGCGGTACAGCGTGTTTTTGGCGGATTCGAGGCGATAGTTGCTGGTTGCGCGCATGTCGGAAAGCGGCGCGTAGTCGTTGCCGAGCGCGAGCATCGCGGCCTGCGCGGTGGCTTCGTGCCATTCGGCGTCGCGCAGCACGGCCTCGGCGTGCGTGGCGCGCTTCGGCGTGGCCGCCATGCCGCCGAATGCGATGCGCGGCTCGCGGATCACGTTACCGTCGGCGATGAACGAGAACGCTGCGCACACGGCCGAGATATCCGAGTCGAAGCGCTTCGAGAGTTTGTAGGTGCGAAATTGCAGATTCTCGCGTGCACCGGTGCGCGTCGGCACCTTCAACCCGACGACGAACTCATGCTCCGCCATGTCCTTCTTCTGATACGCGAGGTACAGATCTTCGAGCGGCATTTCGCGTTCGATCTCGCCGCCGCGCACGATCACGCGCGCGCCGAGCGCGATCAGGCCGGGCATCGAATCGCCGATCGGCGAGCCGTTCGCGATGTTGCCGCCGAGCGTGCCGGCATTGCGGATCGGCAGCGACGCGAAGCGTTGCCACATTTCGGTCAGCTCCGGGTACTGCCTGGCGATTTCCGCGTACGCGCTTTCGACAGTGACGCCGGCGCCGATCTCGATCCAGTCGTCGTTGGTTTCGAGCTTTTGCAGCTCGGCGATCTGGCCGACATAGACGATGTTGCCGAGTTCGCGCATCTGCTTGGTGACCCACAGGCCGATATCGGTGC is a window of Paraburkholderia sp. IMGN_8 DNA encoding:
- the xdhA gene encoding xanthine dehydrogenase small subunit, translated to MTEPIRFYHRNAIREIKDAAVTRTVLQYLREDAHCTGTKEGCAEGDCGACTVVVGERDEAGGVKFKAVNACIQFVPTLDGKALFTVEDLRQPDGSLHPVQEAMVECHGSQCGFCTPGFVMSMWSLYEKHGHEHSCANKTVPSRDAISNALTGNLCRCTGYRPIVDAAVRMFQAPAPKAPVNVEALATTLATLERTDTFHYQHAGQHFDAPRTVEALARIKEAEPAARILAGSTDIGLWVTKQMRELGNIVYVGQIAELQKLETNDDWIEIGAGVTVESAYAEIARQYPELTEMWQRFASLPIRNAGTLGGNIANGSPIGDSMPGLIALGARVIVRGGEIEREMPLEDLYLAYQKKDMAEHEFVVGLKVPTRTGARENLQFRTYKLSKRFDSDISAVCAAFSFIADGNVIREPRIAFGGMAATPKRATHAEAVLRDAEWHEATAQAAMLALGNDYAPLSDMRATSNYRLESAKNTLYRFWLETRPNNPLPKSALDVRAVAAACAPAGASA